A region of the Apium graveolens cultivar Ventura chromosome 6, ASM990537v1, whole genome shotgun sequence genome:
ACCTATTTCATTGTTCAAATTAGGAAATCAAACCTGGAGAACCCAATGAGCACAGCTCAAAAATCTTGCAACACCCAAAGCAAACACATAATGAGCTGTGAATGGTTCTACAATCTGCGAATACAGAGGACAAACTACAAAGCGTCAAGAGAATTGAAAGGCACACCAGCGGATGACGTCATGAATAAGAAATAAAAGACTAGGAGTAGATCATGATTCTGGTACGATAGACAACCTTTGTATTTTGCATGACCCGTAACTGGGGCAAAACGGATATAGATTCAAGATATACACAGAACCCCCAGAAGATTCTATTGATGACATGATGTGATGTTGATGGATGAATCAACAAAGCTAATACCGCACAAGGAGCCACCTACGCCAAGATTCCGACCATAATTAATCTTAAAAATGTGTATACACAAAAAAGGGGGAAATATAAAGAACCTGAGGCAAAAGGATTTAGAAAGTATAACAAGAAATTCTGTTCTAAAAAGCAAGCTACTTAGACAACGGAAACAAGGTCCGACCAACTCCTGCATGACTACCAATCCAAATAAGATTAAAAAAAAGCAAGTACTCTGCACATTACGAAGTTTTGTACTCTGTAGATTCTTGCTGATAGGTATGCCAGATATAACTGATCATATTCTAGGAACATCGAACACTGACTAATGACTATCACTAGTTAATTTAAACAATAGGGGCATCACAGAGAGAGGGGGGGTCATTGTGCAATAACAACTTGAAATTTATGAAAACCTTACCACGTGATGTACTGCAAAGTTGTCTTTTTCCTCCATATAACTTGATCGCAGTTTATAGCGCATCATATATATGACCCACAAGGTAGCCCCTAATGTGGCTAAATCAAGCAAGGTGTGTATATCATATTCCATTACAAAACTGCAATACAGTCTAACAGCCAAAAACAATGCTGTCAGTTCCTGCGATTTGAGTGAAAGCCCTACAAAAAGGTAAAAAATATTAGAGGTCATTAGAAGTAAGCCTCGCAAGAGAGATGGaaacatgaaaagataaaaagaAAGAAACTGTACAATTTTCCAACTACAGAAAATAAGAACACAACAACATTTTTTGCATATTTTGTTTGCAAGCTTATAAACCAGAAAAAAAAAGGAGAAGTGATTTTGAAGTAGTacatactctttatcctttttCCTAATGTGTTATGTTGAAAACTACACAAATTCAAGGAAAAATAACAAGTAGATCAATCTAAGCATTTAACATAAACAGATTACCTCTATAAAATATATAATCCTAAGGAAAAAGTTACTGAATGTAAGAATCCTAAGGGGGGTACACTTTTTCTTACCCTTATTTAAGCTACAGATTTTTTTTTTAGTCCAACTCTTAAGGTCTCTTAGAAAAGCCAAGACCTCAATGATTGTACCAAAGCTATGGACATTTTACCCTTGCTTAAGCTACAGACATTAGTGTATACTCTTACAAAAATTCACCACTGTCCCATTACATTACATCCTAAATCCCAATCAAATCAAACCTAAACAAGGGACAAAACAAACTAATCAAAATGGGAAAACCCTGACATTGAGTAACACACTCAGCTTAGAATTACTATCAAATGTCATATAACCTAAACACAATCAATTAAAAAATACCCAATTCACAAAAGCACTAAAACCATCAATCACAACATTAAATAAACAAAATCAACACATCAAACACAATCTTTCTCAATCTAGTAGCTTAAAAATTTAATCTTTTCACTTACCCATCAAATATCCAAATAAAACACCCACAAAAAACAAAATTTATCCAAATTCAAGAAAAGGGTACATTTCTTTTACCCATTTGCATgtaaaaatctaataaaaaagCATACATATAAAATTACCAGCACAAGTTTTCTCCTTCATTATTTTATAAATAAGCAGAGAGATTCCAATAGAATGAACAGCTTCAGCGGCAACAAAAAGATTGTCATGATCGTGAACGATGGCTCTCAGCACAACCAATGCTGACATTCCGGCGACGACGGCCAGAAAAGCTTTCACCTTGGGTGGTTGTCGCCGGACCCATGTTGATATCACGTGAATTGGCCTCTTCGGTGGCCTCATGTTTTTACTGTGTGTGTTTTGTGCGtgtattttaatttatttttcaattaCAATAAATATACACAGAAATAGTGTGGATGTGATGAATTTGAATTTATTAGTGTTATTTATTGTTTTCTTGCAACGGAACAGTTCTGGGAATGTGTGACATACTTAAATACCAGAATTTCCTATTTGATTTGTGCTCTTCCTGGCCAGTTTTagtatttttttatttaatttttacaCGACTTTATTTTGTCCTCATGTCATATATCAAGGTTGTCTGTCATGAAAAGCTTCCTTAGATGAAGCCCGGtagaaaattattatttaaagaataaaaatatatgatttatttatatttaattatataaaataacaAGATTTAATTATCAATTAAAAATTGATAGGGGATAAAATAAAATTCATTACTGTTGCATTAATTACATCTAGAACTGCCAGACCCATTAAAAAATGCcgacattcagaccaagaagaTTAACACATTGATCAGACCCAAGAAGATTAACACATTGATCAGACACAggaaggttaacacattgattaagcctgatggaacaaagaagcccCAATAGcactgaatatttattaatttcgtaattaataaatagggaaGATTAACATCTTATTAAATGAGTCCAAGAGTCCAATCAGTAATATAGCTCTATGAAAGATAGCCTAAAGGGCACCTAAACCAGCAAGGAGTttgattcctttattataggactccaaagtctatccAAATTCTGAGAGTCTCATAACCCTAGTACAATTCAAGGACTCCgaacatctatataaggggtctcaacCCTCCTATCAGAACTATTTTTTTAAGGATCATTGGCGaacaacaaggtacgtaggcatcttgttaaggcagattgagtcacgaaacataagagcagtcaaatcgagcctcaaagctcacagaccctagcattaaatataccctaagtttttatccataacaaaaaCGAAGTTGCacaatttctaatttttattcaAACTCTGTAATATTTAGATGGTTACGTAATTTGAATATCAAAATGAAACTCAGAGAATAATAGTTTGAGCTTATTTAAAAATTCTCTTACATTGTGTTCCAAAAACATTTTTATGAAcggaaataaaataaaataaatgcaAAGATTTGAACTTTTAAGTGACTATCTTACACGATAGTGGTCCAAATATGGGtcatttttattagattttttaatttttttatactACGTGCTGAAAATTAGTATTTCAACCATTAATTATTCAATTTATGATCATATAACAATAAATAAAACTAAATCTGACTCAAATTATGAAATAGTTATTAACATTATAGAGGTCTCCGAATGTTGGAGGACCACCGCCGGTGCTCATTAGCAACGTTGATCGGTTGGAGAAACTATATCGCATGGGGACACCTTGAATAACTTCAAATTCAAGGCTAACCACTGTGGAGCGTCGCAAGACGAGGAGAGGCCGTCGATATCGCCGCTATTAACATGCTGCAGGAAAAGCTCCGGTGGTTGGGGGTAATATTCCAGACGTTCGTGGTCATgctgttgacggaggaatttgggagcaacaaagtttgagatttatagccggaaacaagatctgtgacggCGGTTCTTCGTCGGAAAACGTGAACAGTTGTCGTCGAATTTTATGAACAATGTTCGTCGGAAAgtatgaacagtgtttggtggtggtgattattggtggctgagattgcttagggttagtggtagctcttttgcgctctcgcttcttaccccttacaatttgcctacgtatccctatttaaAGGGAATTAAGCCACCGTAGTTTTTGGGGAACAAGAAACTAAATGGGCTTAGATCTCTTATActgaggcccagtaggaaacctactggaaaccgtcttctactagctttaggaaaGTCTGTCGATGAGGCCCAAgcacaaaggcccaaggctcgtccgcggcttcgagacttaacggataaggcatctccctagCCAATGATAACCCTCAGCTACCAGTTGTTTCTTTaatccgtggacgcaggtatagtcgtggttcaccccaaatatttgacgcatccttgtcccccgaatAAGGatcccctaccagattgcaggacaagtgatcccaagcttttgggtgcagAGTGCAGaatactccgaagtctcccaacgaggacacccgttgactatagagacagagctcccaaatcacacaccaaagtttaccccacatccccaatgaggacacacattgactacaggaggaggccttccgtccaggcatacccctggaggtctctgatcacggacaccgccttcatgtggttgcattacaggaaggagttcttcaatagagtaaCTGCATCAAATAGGTTTGTCATAATAATCTTCTTCCTTCTTGAATCATCCAGAGAATCCGTCCAAGTAACCACACTAAATACCCCATCCAAGTCATTTCTTCTTCCTAGGGCGTGCCCTAAGTCCTTCGAAAGGTAAAGAGTCAATCCTTAATAAATTGTTCAACATCTTCCTTCCAGACGACAAGGCGCGCCTCCCTCATCTAGTGAGGGCGCGCCTTCAGCATCTACAGATGCACTTCTTCATCAATCATTCATAATACAGGGCGCGTCCTTTCCTACTCACAGGGCGCGCCTTGTTTCCTTTCATAAAGGAAAGTTAACTTTTCTTTTCCTTATTTTCAGGCATTCACATCTCAATTTTGATTACTTTGTCTGATCTTATCCCAAATAaagtttataccaatttttgggcatgACAACTACACCTCAAATTCCATACGTtattgaaaatgggattggaattttaCTTATCTTTATCAAAATTTTTGTAAACGTATCTATCGATATTTTTTTACAAGGCGCGCCCTCAACTGGGAGCGCCTTCATGTAAACGCGTCCTTAGAACACACATCACTATTTtattcaaaattcaaattttcttgGTAATAAAAGAGGGTGCACCTTCATGTAAACGCGTCCTTGTAATTTGAACGGTTTTTTAAATTGTTCCCTTTATTTCGGGAATCGTGATGGACGTGATTGATGGGACCGATAGCTGTCCTTTCTACCTATAAATACAAGAAATTACTTTTACTTTTTACTTTacccttcttttcttcttctaaaAAAAAAATAACCCCGATGACAATTGAGAGCTTCATTCCTCCCGGAATCAGCCATTTTTCAACCATTCTCAAGCCTTTTTCTGATCAGTTTCTTCATTAACTGAAAAGGTACATAAAACTTTTATATTTCTGGGTTTTGTCAAGTAACGCACTGTACATGTCATATTGTCTATTCAACTTCTTGTCTTATAACTCATCCTCTGATTATGtatatgttaggaatatattgtgaacttgatgataagttaaacaaaacaccttagtagatttaactttgtaaaatttgtagctctcgacggatgatctaatatagtcccaacggatgaactttagagtcctgacggatgacaatttgacatccattgagagtgtagcttatgtaacaaataagtactgtagctcATTTATGCATACAACATGCTTTAGTCTGgtagattgtgtagggttctctaagtcatattgactactagattgatatgcagaataggttgactaattgtaaatatgagatgtcttctaattctgtataagtgaaatagagtcaagtggcagataaACTCCCGATtgatgatctacaagactcccgacggatgatcaacaaagctcccgacggatgaccaacatagtcccgacggatgatcaaattcaaaatagttgttgacagtgacaacacagtcacatgcgttgggtgtttgcaaaaagaatgtggcagcctgttaagcaagattttgagaacaaagaagcattaccatttccatgcaaatgtgaagatattcaaagatgctggaatagagtagtgaagcagcatgaagttaggctagatatgttttgttttattatcttgtcttactataATGTAACTTGGAGATATATAAACTAAGAGCAGCAAGTAGAATATTTTAACAAAGCAAATacatttctcagagaaacaaATAAGGCCGTActtgtaagaatttctctgtagtttgatTGTTTAACTTGTAAAGAAGTTGTGAGCTATacaaagcttcacagagttctcattctgatatatatatatatatatatatatatggtggatacattcaaatccaccagaaagttttaaagccttgtgttttattacttagtgttttgatatcaattatctttctattccgcagtttagcaaatcaaacactgttatatgtattaagttagaaaatttttaaaatcaggaaaagaagccaaaattgcattcaaccccccctgtaattcttgttgtattgttagggaataacaattggtgtcagagcaagctcttgaaatacaaagaatttaaagatcacaacaaacagcaagatgaacaaaaaggatgttggagttaaaattccatttctggacaaagacaactatcaccactggaaggtgaagatgcacctacatcttctttcccaagatgaggcccATGTGGACtgtatagagagaggtcctcatgtacctataaaagctgcaactggcaatgaaccatctgtttcaaaacctaggcatgaatggtcagaccctgatattgagcaagtcaggaaggataagaaggccatgaacattttgttcaaagatgttgatggtgatatgtttgaaaacatcattaactgtaaaatagcCAAAAAGGTTTGGGccacaatacagattatctgtgatggtactgagcaagtaagggagaacaagatgcagctcctgatttagcaatatgagcatttccactgtgaagaaagtgagtcactcactgatatatttagtagatttcaaaagctactaaattcTCTGAAgctacatggaagagtctatcgaacaaaagactctaaccttaagttccttagatctctcctaaaagagtggaaaccaatgacaatctcattgagaaattcacaggattacaaggagttcataTTGGAGAGTCTGTgtggcatcctgaaaacttatgagcttgaaatagagaaagatgaaaggatggagaagggaaggaagaaaggagggtccatagcactagttgttgagttagaaaaggagaaagagatgaaggtagaagctgttgagtctacttcaaaggtctgtgaaagcaagggtaaagggctggtagctgaaaatgaagatcgGTTGAGCTAACATGACATGGATGaaattgatgaacatctagcattcttatccaggagattttccaagctcaaattcaagaagaattttagaaCAACCAATCCAAAAAGAAATATggttgataaatcaaaatttaagtgtttcaaatatggcttggcgggtcattttgccagtgaatgtagaaagtctgattctagcaaaaagaagtttgagcctgttgattataaatagaaatactttgagctactcaaacaaaaagaaagggatttcatcacacaggagaatgattgGGCTGCAGATTGATTGGATAAaaatgaagaaacaagctatgtcaatctagccctaatggccaaatatgatgaaatagagacaaattcctcaagaaatcaggtaatcaccactaacctagcacatttatctaaaactgagtttaatgatgcaataaatgacatgtctatagaattatatcacctacgtgttacacttaagtccatcactaaggaaaatgctaaaattaaagaaaataatttgtttttaagtgaaaggaataatgtgatagagtctcagtttattgaatttgagaaattgagaattgaatgtaagattgctaaggatgaattaactgagtccttgaagaaagaagagattttaaagaagcagcttaaacaagaacaagaactgattaaggcatggaaatcatctagagatgttcatgcttaAATCACTAAAGTTTAAGGTATTGAATCCTTTTTTAAtacagcctggaagaagagtaaagataagcttgagtccaatttggttgaaggattgttgacagatgttgtaacgcccccaaatccggggtcagaggatttggtcgtcactataaaacttcaatccaaattaacctgttaaatcaataaataaatgccagcggaagataattatcataaatgaccccaaactaatccaagatcttttaaggttacagttctagaaacaagaattccaaattccatcaataaatttttcactttcttttgaaactcttttcaataaattccaactcaaaactaaagccactagtataacttcgaaatgaagtatactaggcccaaataaaatatacaactataatataatctaatataaataactttacacaataaaacttacactagtccgcaaaccctggaccaaccaccttccaagagcttcttctttgctttttcgaattacgcagctaaacagcgcaagctaatcctcactggaggttaaatttgaaaacaggcaagtatgagcgaaagaaatgctcagcaagttaattataacatatatagggtcgttttgatataaaaccgacatctgcatcagcgcagaacatttaaaaatcataattgctgaatcataaaattatagtagtggaaccccagaattgattccttaattgtattcaaaaaccctttttatattttccagcgacgtgcttcagcaatactttgaatcataacgagaataaaactcataaaacagtatttacggaaatatcgtaaaccacaataacatgaaacaatgattatggattgaatcataaactttattcaaaaccgaactcttcaaattaatacttattttgctgtcatatcaaattagatatcaatatgaactttgatgctcacaacattccatactgaagtcaacatcattcatctatactaataccacctttgatatttaacaacaacatgAGTATCAGCATAAATTATAATCTAAAttaaaactgcattttaccattattccaaaacagaaatagttgataaatccttccttataagattatcaaaagtaatataataatatcgattggaaccaaattatgcactatgatgttcctgatgatcagtcatgaaacaacaccggtatcccgcagccatatcgttaatataggtactacccgtatcccgaagacatacggtacctatagggcaccagaaaaggcataacaagccttgtaagatattacacttccatattacacttctgtataatagctcacgctggaccggtgcttcggcctcttacgcaatcagtaaccattcaatctcaaaaccttttattgaaaaggggtcataatactcgacacccgaaataattttattcccccattcacttgcataaaacagaatcatttaattcagcgatatgtaaaacatttatctattccgaactgaatagggaaagcaatacttgcatgataaattttaaaataaatatcacttgaacaataagtgaagttagaggtacttgcataatatgaatcgaaataaatgtcacttgaatgataagtgaggttagggtgcttgcctttgagatttagcagttagtcacactcgtaaagacgcatctattctgatgTTCTGTCTCAAAGCATCACCGCCTTTCTTCTACTAATTCTTTGGTCtactgctcatgcagtgctgcaacccaatattccatactgtTCAACTCTAGTCCTCATCCATGCCCTCTGGTtttgatcgtcttgaaagactcgcatctataattaaaatatagaactttaatcgtctaaacgataatcactagacgaactacgcgtcaaaagcctatcgtctacccatacgatagcccgcacataaaagaaacagtccaacacaagattcttatgaccctcacataaatataacagacaaacataggacccttgatccacatacacacctaattcacataacacataagcacataactcatatatcacataattcatatcacatatgactcggttcatcaaaagggtcgactcgatacgtttaaaagTGACATCTGGTCAAAAATATGACTTTTAGATAAATAAGCGACTCAGAACTAACTTGCAAAACAAGCGAcatttcgaaacaaaagaatttgggtctcgaaagtatttttattgaaagcgaaatgtttttctgagtctagaggcgttcgtttcgtattaaacggacgaacggttgatttattacgcataaaataagaataaatagaattaaatcaattaataataatattaattgatttttaaataccaaaatataatttttaaaagcttaaaaacaatttttagaattcatttgaattaattataaataatttacattttatttaactatttataaataaaattaattgatcaaatgatttaatcaattaattaaatccataaataaataattaaaataaattataaataattaaatcaaattggatttttgaaaacaataaagaaaataatttctgaaattaaaataattcagttaattatttacaaaataattaaccaaatcattttgaaatagaaaataaattttgggaattaagaattgaatttgatttatttttaaaaaagcAAATCCTAAAAACGTTTTTGAAAAGCTGAGTTCAGAGTTTTTGGATCGAAGGGCGGCATTGAACAGAGAGGACAACCGGAAACCGGTCGGACGTCGACCGGAATCTGGGCTTGAACCCAGAAACCGGCGgcttcgccggaaaccggcgaacctCCGTTTAGCCCGAAAACATCACCGAATCACCTCGATTTTTACACGGTTTTCATCTGTACAATCTCAACAACATCAACGAAGCCATAACAACAGCAAGCAACCTCCAGTTCGTTAATTCCGATCAAACCACCAAGAATCCGATGAACACGCCGGTCAAAACTCGAAATCGGGCAAATCCCAACCAAACTCGACGTTCTATATCACAAAACGAAGCTCTCAACGTCTATAATCTATTACAACTCACTACACAATCAAATAATCAAGTATGAATCCGGAAATTTGATAAATAACTTCTAACTAAACCCATGAACTCGTTCTACCACTTCAAGCAAccaaataacatatatatatacatgaatcaactgtaaatgaTCATCTAAAGCTATTTATAACATCAAAACTTATGAACAATCAAGAAACAAGAAAGCCCCAAATCGATTAAAACGACGAAGAACCCTAAAATTAACAATTAAAAATTTACCAATCGTTGATACAATTTGATGGTAGAAAATGATAGAGAAAATCAAGGGCTTCAAAACGAATATTCACACTTGTGATTTGGACCACAGAATCATTCCCAAATCTGCTTTGATCTTCAAGAACaaatcaaaaccctaaccctagtTCTTGAGAGAAAGATctgattttctgaaaaataaaaataaaaactgatttttaataataattattaataaataaaaaagctatttatatttatggaatattggatcgttctggatcgttttggatcgttttggatcgttttggatcgttttggatcgttaaattagttgcttagcagctaagtaacaacaataacgatccgat
Encoded here:
- the LOC141663551 gene encoding uncharacterized protein LOC141663551: MRPPKRPIHVISTWVRRQPPKVKAFLAVVAGMSALVVLRAIVHDHDNLFVAAEAVHSIGISLLIYKIMKEKTCAGLSLKSQELTALFLAVRLYCSFVMEYDIHTLLDLATLGATLWVIYMMRYKLRSSYMEEKDNFAVHHVVAPCAVLALLIHPSTSHHVINRIFWGFCVYLESISVLPQLRVMQNTKIVEPFTAHYVFALGVARFLSCAHWVLQVLDTRGHLLTALGYGLWPSMVLISEIVQTFILADFCYYYVLSVFGGQLVLRLPSGVV